A genomic region of Peptoniphilus sp. ING2-D1G contains the following coding sequences:
- a CDS encoding putative membrane protein (Family membership): MTITTTDTSEELTDLLNTYFSPVINTHTGTTPEIIFNVFKALIGSSMLLLIPLSYHLFNSKKSNNLNLISAVYFFAAIFAILFYTELYKIFDLRIVILVSVLTFIIDLFANLLADHIPDKFPTTIFISLLFVFSLWLLAPQFFGNFSPVKNNIKIESYYEKYTPTPIKNEDLEVLKDLEIVYSYNNKPMNLQEYKNFRSTTEINELSQRMYLKNKEDFKNLRVLFKK; this comes from the coding sequence TTGACTATTACTACAACCGATACTTCAGAAGAATTGACAGATTTATTAAATACATATTTTAGTCCGGTAATAAATACACATACAGGGACTACGCCTGAAATAATTTTCAATGTATTTAAGGCTTTAATTGGTTCTTCTATGCTGTTGTTAATACCGCTTTCATATCACTTATTCAATTCAAAAAAATCCAATAATCTAAATTTAATAAGTGCTGTATATTTTTTTGCAGCTATTTTCGCGATCCTGTTTTACACAGAACTCTACAAAATATTTGATCTTAGAATAGTGATTCTCGTATCAGTTCTTACTTTTATTATAGATTTATTTGCTAATTTACTTGCTGATCATATCCCCGATAAGTTTCCTACAACGATCTTCATATCCCTTTTGTTTGTTTTTTCTTTGTGGCTTCTTGCCCCTCAGTTTTTCGGAAATTTTTCCCCCGTTAAGAATAATATAAAAATTGAAAGCTATTATGAAAAATACACTCCAACTCCAATAAAAAATGAAGATTTGGAAGTCTTAAAAGACTTAGAAATAGTTTATTCCTACAACAATAAACCGATGAATCTTCAAGAGTATAAAAATTTCAGATCAACAACAGAAATAAATGAGTTATCTCAAAGAATGTATTTAAAAAATAAAGAAGATTTCAAAAATTTAAGGGTTTTATTCAAAAAATAG
- a CDS encoding putative membrane protein (Hypothetical protein), with protein MKNIFLRFLSLSILIYITIFSIGKANYYSMGNFKLPGEYSEIYLYPKELLTEEGKVEVSNKIFRLQKNSKLAFFTFSASKEVQIIDNMNYFKNLTGYGLSDENIFVKNSVLNDMFTIKDIENLYPNKKIIPLKSDLLKNNTEFIIKKPLWIKHH; from the coding sequence GTGAAAAATATTTTTCTGAGATTTTTAAGCCTAAGCATACTTATTTACATAACCATATTCAGCATAGGAAAAGCTAATTATTATTCAATGGGGAATTTTAAACTACCAGGTGAATATAGCGAAATATATTTATATCCGAAGGAGCTTTTGACAGAAGAAGGAAAAGTGGAAGTTTCAAATAAAATATTCAGGCTGCAAAAGAATTCAAAACTTGCTTTCTTTACTTTTTCAGCTTCAAAAGAAGTACAGATAATTGACAATATGAATTATTTTAAAAATTTGACAGGATATGGGTTATCTGATGAAAATATATTCGTTAAAAATTCAGTACTAAATGATATGTTTACAATAAAGGACATCGAAAATCTTTATCCCAATAAAAAAATAATTCCTTTAAAATCTGACCTTCTTAAAAACAATACAGAATTTATTATAAAAAAGCCTCTTTGGATAAAACACCATTGA
- a CDS encoding putative membrane protein (High confidence in function and specificity), whose protein sequence is MNGVVDLSLIQMASAYIFILILLFIVKKRKISREKIIILGTLRMTVQLVLVGYVLGYIFKNNHPIYTLIIIAVMEVFAINNVFKRTKRELSKELKKIIAISLFIGTVFTIFYFLLGVVRIEPWYDARYFVPIAGMLVGNAMTGISLGVNNLLEGMHANKAKIECSLMLGATPEDATKDIVDNAFDSAILPTINSMMGMGIVFLPGMMTGQILSGISPMTAIEYQIAIMLGIAGAVSLSTIIFVSYGSKTFFNSEDQLINF, encoded by the coding sequence ATGAACGGAGTAGTTGATTTAAGCTTAATTCAAATGGCATCGGCATATATTTTCATATTAATTCTTCTATTTATAGTAAAAAAAAGAAAAATATCGAGAGAAAAAATAATAATACTCGGTACTCTTCGCATGACTGTTCAATTGGTATTGGTAGGATATGTTTTAGGATATATATTTAAAAATAATCATCCCATATACACCCTTATCATAATCGCAGTTATGGAAGTTTTTGCAATAAATAACGTCTTTAAGAGGACAAAAAGAGAACTTTCCAAGGAATTAAAGAAAATTATCGCCATTTCACTTTTTATAGGAACTGTCTTTACAATATTTTATTTCTTGCTGGGAGTAGTTAGAATAGAACCCTGGTATGATGCACGTTACTTTGTACCCATTGCAGGAATGCTTGTGGGCAATGCCATGACAGGTATTTCCTTGGGTGTAAATAATCTCTTGGAAGGCATGCATGCAAATAAAGCCAAAATTGAATGTTCTTTAATGCTTGGTGCAACTCCTGAAGATGCCACTAAAGACATAGTAGACAACGCCTTTGATTCGGCAATACTTCCCACAATCAATTCAATGATGGGAATGGGAATAGTATTTTTGCCGGGAATGATGACAGGTCAAATACTTTCCGGTATATCTCCCATGACAGCCATTGAATATCAAATTGCAATAATGCTTGGAATTGCAGGAGCGGTATCCCTTTCAACTATCATATTCGTAAGTTATGGCAGCAAGACCTTTTTCAACAGTGAAGACCAGCTTATTAATTTTTAA
- a CDS encoding ABC transporter-like protein (ABC transporters belong to the ATP-Binding Cassette (ABC) superfamily which uses the hydrolysis of ATP to energize diverse biological systems. ABC transporters are minimally constituted of two conserved regions: a highly conserved ATP binding cassette (ABC) and a less conserved transmembrane domain (TMD). These regions can be found on the same protein or on two different ones. Most ABC transporters function as a dimer and therefore are constituted of four domains, two ABC modules and two TMDs; High confidence in function and specificity): MFEFQNVKFKNILNIKNLTISSGKITSIVGESGSGKTTLIKLLNKMNSPTEGRILYKGKDLREISSVSLRREVLMLAQSPVAYDGNIRDNLMVGLKFSGKPPVSDNILKEFIKRSGLIKNLDDPIENLSGGELQRISLIRILVMNPEVFLLDEPASALDDETEKLIINMVVSYVKENNKTMVMVTHSRNMAEEVSDVIIKLEKNKVLDGGLL; the protein is encoded by the coding sequence ATGTTTGAGTTCCAAAATGTAAAATTCAAGAATATATTAAATATCAAAAATCTAACTATAAGCTCAGGTAAAATAACCTCTATAGTTGGAGAAAGTGGAAGTGGAAAAACCACTTTAATAAAACTGCTCAATAAAATGAACAGTCCTACAGAGGGAAGGATACTTTATAAGGGCAAAGATTTAAGAGAAATCAGTTCAGTTAGCTTAAGGCGTGAAGTGTTAATGCTGGCACAAAGTCCCGTTGCATATGATGGCAACATAAGGGATAACTTGATGGTAGGTTTGAAGTTTTCAGGAAAACCTCCTGTTTCAGACAACATACTGAAGGAATTCATAAAAAGAAGTGGCCTCATTAAAAATTTAGATGATCCCATCGAAAACCTTTCAGGCGGCGAGTTGCAAAGAATCTCTCTAATAAGAATTTTAGTGATGAATCCGGAAGTTTTTTTGTTGGATGAACCGGCTTCCGCTCTGGATGACGAAACAGAAAAGTTGATTATAAACATGGTTGTATCCTATGTAAAAGAAAATAATAAGACCATGGTCATGGTCACTCACTCGAGAAATATGGCAGAAGAAGTTTCCGATGTGATAATTAAACTGGAAAAAAATAAAGTTTTGGACGGAGGTTTGTTATGA
- the glnN gene encoding glutamine synthetase (Glutamine synthetase (GS) plays an essential role in the metabolism of nitrogen by catalyzing the condensation of glutamate and ammonia to form glutamine; High confidence in function and specificity), which translates to MGNRIIEEFGEMTFNKARMKERLPYPVYLKWKEVVRTNRTLDKETADSIAHAMKEWALEKGATHYTHWFFPLNGLTAKKHEAFLDRTSDFETMNRFSGKELIKGEPDASSFPSGGMRSTFEARGYTYWDCTANSFIIDHILYIPSIFLSYTGEVLDKRAPLMSSLNEISREGSRVVNMIEKSEYTYRMRPKVGLEQEFFLIDKKVYDKRSDLKNCGKTLFGARPPKGQELEDHYFGAIPQRVMDFYEEVNKKLWTLGIYAKTEHNEAAPCQFEVAILFENSNISIDDNQLCMSILQQTALKHDLVCLLHEKPFRGINGSGKHNNYSLMTNYGLNVFDPGENPKENLVFLIFTAALIETVYKYQTLFRISSSSVSNDLRLGGNEAPPAIVSVFLGKDLEDLFNSIAYEDYEPRYFDGVIKIASLGEIEKDRSDRNRTSSVAFTGNKFEFRMLGSSKTAADINIVINTAMASSLKRIADRLENIEEKDLKSEVYEIVKKIIINCGGILYDGDNYSDEWVEEAKKRGLKNHKTLFDALVAIKEEKSYELFYEMNIFTENELKAIYEVNFEDIAKYHSLDLRIAEDMIIKDIVPAALKEIKDLGESLRYVENDCLKELMERLNNCVKELLIKREEAMEICNNFEKKQSCFEKAEYLQENAVSLLEEMRNYADDIEKVVSRENYKIPIYEDVFSSLI; encoded by the coding sequence ATGGGAAATAGAATAATTGAAGAGTTTGGGGAAATGACATTTAATAAGGCGCGAATGAAAGAAAGACTACCCTATCCCGTTTATTTGAAATGGAAAGAAGTAGTCAGAACTAACAGAACCCTTGACAAAGAAACAGCGGATTCAATAGCTCACGCTATGAAAGAGTGGGCATTGGAAAAGGGAGCAACACATTATACACACTGGTTTTTTCCCTTAAACGGGCTGACTGCGAAAAAACATGAAGCCTTTTTAGACAGGACTTCGGATTTTGAAACAATGAACCGTTTTTCAGGTAAGGAATTAATCAAGGGCGAACCCGATGCATCATCCTTCCCCAGCGGAGGAATGAGATCGACCTTTGAAGCGAGAGGATACACTTATTGGGATTGTACGGCAAACTCCTTTATAATTGACCATATCCTGTATATTCCATCTATATTTCTTTCCTACACAGGAGAAGTTCTTGACAAAAGAGCACCTCTTATGAGTTCACTTAATGAAATTTCAAGGGAGGGTTCGAGGGTTGTAAACATGATTGAAAAATCTGAATACACCTATAGAATGAGACCTAAGGTCGGGCTTGAACAAGAATTTTTTTTAATAGATAAGAAAGTTTACGACAAGAGATCGGATCTTAAGAATTGCGGAAAAACTTTATTCGGAGCAAGACCTCCCAAGGGACAAGAGCTGGAAGATCACTATTTCGGAGCCATACCTCAAAGGGTTATGGATTTTTATGAAGAGGTAAATAAAAAACTTTGGACTTTAGGAATTTATGCAAAAACAGAACACAACGAAGCAGCTCCCTGTCAGTTTGAAGTGGCAATTCTCTTTGAAAATTCAAATATATCCATAGATGACAATCAACTTTGCATGAGTATTTTACAACAAACGGCACTAAAACACGACTTGGTTTGTCTGCTTCATGAAAAACCCTTTAGAGGAATAAATGGGAGCGGCAAACACAATAATTATTCATTGATGACAAATTATGGGCTCAACGTATTTGATCCGGGAGAAAATCCAAAGGAAAATTTAGTATTTTTGATTTTCACAGCAGCTCTTATTGAAACGGTTTATAAATACCAAACGCTTTTTAGAATTTCTTCATCTTCGGTTTCCAATGATTTGAGGCTTGGAGGAAACGAAGCTCCGCCTGCCATAGTGTCAGTATTCTTAGGTAAAGATCTGGAGGATTTGTTTAACTCCATAGCCTATGAGGACTATGAACCGAGATATTTTGATGGTGTAATAAAGATTGCAAGTCTTGGGGAAATTGAAAAGGACAGATCAGACAGAAACAGAACATCAAGTGTTGCATTTACAGGCAATAAGTTTGAATTCAGAATGTTAGGCTCATCAAAGACAGCTGCAGATATAAATATAGTTATTAACACTGCCATGGCAAGCAGCCTGAAAAGAATTGCAGACAGGCTTGAAAATATTGAAGAAAAAGATTTAAAATCCGAAGTATATGAAATAGTTAAGAAAATAATAATAAACTGTGGAGGGATTTTATACGATGGCGACAACTATTCTGATGAATGGGTGGAAGAAGCTAAGAAAAGAGGGCTTAAAAATCATAAAACGCTCTTTGATGCTCTTGTAGCTATAAAAGAAGAAAAAAGCTATGAACTCTTTTATGAGATGAATATCTTCACCGAAAATGAGCTGAAGGCGATTTATGAAGTGAATTTTGAAGATATTGCAAAATACCACAGTTTGGACTTACGCATTGCAGAGGATATGATAATAAAGGACATAGTTCCTGCAGCTTTAAAGGAAATCAAGGACCTGGGAGAAAGTTTAAGATATGTCGAAAACGACTGTTTAAAGGAGTTAATGGAAAGGCTTAACAACTGTGTTAAGGAACTCTTAATAAAAAGAGAAGAAGCTATGGAAATTTGCAACAATTTTGAAAAAAAACAAAGTTGCTTTGAAAAGGCTGAATATTTACAAGAAAACGCCGTTTCTCTATTGGAAGAGATGAGAAATTATGCTGATGATATAGAAAAAGTTGTCAGCAGAGAAAATTATAAAATACCGATATATGAAGATGTTTTTAGTTCATTGATATAG
- the pyrG gene encoding CTP synthase (Catalyzes the ATP-dependent amination of UTP to CTP with either L-glutamine or ammonia as the source of nitrogen; High confidence in function and specificity) — protein sequence MTKFIFVTGGVVSGIGKGIAGASIGRLLKSRGLSVFMQKFDPYINVDPGTMSPYQHGEVFVTKDGAETDLDLGHYERFIDEELTKVASITTGKVYSKVIEKERRGDYNGSTVQVIPHITDEIKKSVYKAAEQSKADVIITEIGGTVGDIESLPFLEAIRQIHFENKHEDVLFVHTVLVPTIPGTDELKTKPTQHSFKSLMSYGIKADIIITRAEVEITDETKAKISLFCDVPREAIVESKTVDLIYEVPIVFHEQGIDDYILRKLQLTPKHDSNKEWNNMVERFKGATKPVNIALVGKYTELHDAYISVNQALYDAGYNNDAIVKINWINAEKINEDNIVETFKAMDGIIVPGGFGSRGTEGMILASKYARENDVPYLGICYGMQIALIDICRNKLGLKGANSTEIDPETPYPIVDLLENQRPNDNLGGTLRLGNYECLIEKGTLAHELYGEDTVFERHRHRYEFNNSFRGKIRNAGVVFSGIHEDLDLVEIIELKDNKFFVACQFHPEFKSRPNRPHPLFEGFIKASMK from the coding sequence ATGACAAAATTTATATTCGTAACCGGAGGAGTTGTATCCGGAATTGGGAAGGGAATTGCCGGAGCCAGTATTGGTCGACTTTTAAAGAGCAGGGGACTCAGTGTATTCATGCAAAAATTCGATCCATACATAAACGTTGACCCCGGGACCATGAGTCCTTATCAACACGGCGAAGTTTTTGTAACAAAAGACGGAGCGGAGACGGATTTGGATCTTGGACATTATGAAAGATTTATTGACGAGGAGCTCACAAAGGTAGCTTCAATAACTACAGGCAAAGTTTACTCCAAAGTAATAGAGAAGGAAAGAAGAGGAGATTACAACGGTTCAACTGTTCAGGTGATTCCTCATATTACAGATGAGATTAAAAAGTCCGTTTATAAAGCTGCCGAGCAGTCAAAGGCGGATGTAATTATAACAGAAATCGGCGGAACTGTAGGTGATATTGAATCTTTGCCTTTTTTAGAAGCAATCAGACAAATACACTTTGAGAACAAACATGAAGATGTTCTATTTGTACACACTGTTCTTGTCCCGACCATACCCGGTACTGATGAACTAAAGACGAAACCGACCCAACACTCTTTTAAATCTCTGATGTCTTACGGGATAAAGGCCGATATCATCATCACGAGAGCTGAGGTGGAAATAACCGATGAAACGAAGGCGAAAATATCTCTGTTCTGTGATGTGCCCAGAGAAGCCATAGTTGAATCGAAAACGGTGGATTTAATATACGAAGTTCCCATAGTTTTTCATGAACAAGGAATAGATGATTATATTTTAAGAAAACTTCAGCTTACTCCAAAGCACGATTCAAATAAAGAATGGAACAATATGGTCGAAAGATTTAAAGGTGCTACAAAACCTGTAAACATAGCTCTTGTGGGCAAGTACACCGAACTTCACGACGCCTATATATCAGTTAATCAAGCGCTTTATGATGCCGGATACAACAATGATGCTATAGTGAAAATAAACTGGATAAATGCAGAAAAAATCAATGAAGATAATATTGTCGAAACTTTTAAGGCAATGGACGGAATAATAGTTCCCGGAGGATTCGGAAGCAGAGGAACTGAGGGAATGATACTTGCAAGTAAATATGCAAGAGAAAATGATGTTCCATACTTGGGAATATGCTATGGAATGCAGATAGCATTGATAGATATCTGCAGAAATAAACTGGGATTGAAGGGCGCAAATTCTACTGAAATAGACCCTGAAACGCCCTATCCCATCGTCGACTTACTTGAAAATCAAAGACCTAACGATAATTTAGGCGGGACTTTAAGACTGGGAAATTATGAATGCCTAATTGAAAAAGGCACTCTTGCTCATGAGCTTTATGGAGAGGATACCGTCTTTGAAAGGCACAGACACAGATATGAATTCAACAACAGCTTCAGAGGGAAAATAAGAAATGCAGGAGTTGTCTTTAGCGGAATACACGAAGATTTGGATCTTGTGGAAATCATTGAATTAAAGGACAACAAGTTTTTTGTTGCATGTCAATTTCATCCTGAATTCAAATCAAGACCCAATAGACCACATCCGCTTTTTGAAGGATTTATCAAGGCGTCTATGAAATAA
- a CDS encoding MutT/NUDIX family protein (The Nudix family is a protein family of phosphohydrolases.Using water-mediated catalysis they break a phosphate bond in their substrate to create two products. Nudix stands for Nucleoside Diphosphate linked to X; High confidence in function and specificity) codes for MGEYWDIYNKKGKKRNKVIKKGKILKNGEYHLVVEGWVRCEKNKFLLQKRSANKKLFPNMWYCSVGGSVHAQEEPLHALIRESLEELSLDISKAPIKLKRIIIEGHTIFYIYLIDKNINIDDLVLQKEEVSEVMIADLDKIRQLVSQGKMVNLKYYGKFFSSVEKIKYLG; via the coding sequence ATGGGCGAGTATTGGGATATCTATAATAAAAAGGGAAAGAAAAGAAATAAAGTCATAAAAAAAGGCAAAATTTTAAAAAACGGTGAGTACCATCTGGTAGTCGAAGGATGGGTAAGGTGCGAAAAAAATAAATTTTTGCTTCAAAAGAGAAGTGCAAATAAAAAACTCTTTCCAAATATGTGGTACTGTTCAGTGGGTGGTTCTGTTCATGCACAAGAAGAGCCTTTACATGCGCTTATAAGAGAATCCCTCGAAGAGCTTTCCTTAGACATTTCCAAGGCACCTATAAAGCTCAAGAGAATAATAATAGAAGGGCATACTATTTTCTATATATATTTAATAGATAAAAACATAAATATTGATGATTTGGTTTTACAGAAAGAAGAGGTCTCAGAAGTGATGATTGCCGATTTAGACAAGATACGTCAATTGGTAAGTCAAGGAAAAATGGTAAATCTCAAATACTATGGCAAGTTTTTCAGTTCTGTTGAAAAGATAAAATATTTAGGATAA
- the cysS gene encoding Cysteine-tRNA ligase (ATP + L-cysteine + tRNA(Cys) = AMP + diphosphate + L-cysteinyl-tRNA(Cys); High confidence in function and specificity), with the protein MRLYNTLTRKKEEFEPLQKGLVTMYNCGPTVYNFIHVGNARPLCVFDTLRRYFLYRGLDVKFVVNFTDIDDKIINKSKEEQVTSQEIAERYIEEFKKDANGLHLYDYKTYNPRATEHIVEIIEFIQILLDKGAAYVSEGDVYFDINSAKDYGKLSKKNLEDLISGARVDVSEIKRSPADFALWKNKKEGEPYWEAPWGEGRPGWHIECSVMAKTLLGETIDIHSGGEDLQFPHHENEIAQSETCNGKPFARFWLHNGMITVDDEKMSKSLGNFFTVREISELFDLEILRFFLLSAHYRSPINFSREVMEQTKNSLERIYNAKWRMEELLEKAEDKESSESEKIYIEDIKKEVEYFENSMDDDLNTADAITAIFNIVKLANVNLNEESSKVVISETLNTLLKLSKVLGILENKEKQADSEVEDLIKEREIARANKDFKKADEIRDLLLEKNIQIKDTKDGTTWKKV; encoded by the coding sequence ATGAGATTATATAATACATTGACGAGAAAGAAAGAAGAGTTTGAGCCCTTGCAAAAAGGATTGGTCACCATGTACAATTGTGGACCTACAGTTTACAATTTCATCCATGTGGGCAATGCCAGACCTTTGTGTGTTTTTGATACTTTAAGGCGCTATTTTTTATATAGGGGATTGGATGTAAAATTCGTGGTGAATTTTACCGATATAGATGACAAGATAATAAACAAATCCAAGGAAGAACAAGTAACTTCACAGGAAATTGCAGAGAGATATATAGAAGAATTTAAAAAAGATGCCAACGGATTACACCTTTATGACTATAAAACCTACAACCCCAGAGCCACCGAGCATATTGTTGAAATTATAGAATTCATCCAAATATTGCTCGACAAGGGGGCGGCCTATGTATCGGAAGGAGACGTTTACTTTGACATCAACAGCGCAAAAGACTACGGAAAGCTTTCGAAGAAAAACCTTGAAGATTTAATAAGCGGGGCGAGAGTGGATGTTTCCGAGATAAAGAGAAGCCCGGCGGATTTTGCTCTTTGGAAAAATAAAAAAGAAGGGGAACCCTATTGGGAAGCTCCTTGGGGCGAGGGAAGACCGGGATGGCACATAGAATGTTCAGTAATGGCAAAGACATTGCTTGGAGAAACCATAGACATACACTCAGGAGGAGAAGATCTTCAATTTCCGCATCACGAAAATGAAATAGCGCAATCGGAAACATGCAATGGCAAACCCTTCGCAAGATTTTGGCTTCATAACGGAATGATAACTGTAGATGATGAAAAAATGTCAAAATCCTTGGGGAATTTTTTCACTGTTCGAGAAATTTCTGAACTATTTGACCTTGAAATACTTAGATTTTTCCTACTCAGCGCACATTACCGCTCACCTATAAATTTTTCGAGGGAAGTAATGGAGCAAACTAAAAACTCTCTTGAAAGAATTTATAACGCTAAGTGGAGAATGGAAGAATTACTTGAAAAAGCTGAGGATAAGGAATCATCAGAATCTGAAAAAATTTACATTGAAGATATAAAAAAAGAAGTGGAATACTTTGAAAATTCAATGGATGATGACTTAAATACCGCCGATGCCATAACTGCAATATTTAACATAGTAAAGCTTGCAAACGTGAATTTAAATGAAGAATCTTCAAAAGTTGTGATATCGGAAACTCTAAACACGCTACTGAAGCTGAGTAAAGTTCTCGGAATTCTCGAGAATAAAGAAAAACAAGCAGACTCAGAAGTGGAAGATTTAATAAAAGAAAGGGAAATTGCAAGGGCTAACAAAGATTTTAAAAAAGCGGATGAAATAAGAGATTTGCTTCTCGAAAAAAACATTCAAATAAAAGACACTAAAGACGGAACGACATGGAAGAAAGTTTAA
- a CDS encoding Ribonuclease III domain (High confidence in function and specificity), protein MEESLKFLEIARRYDDKSIRELSPLALAFVGDAVYELLVRLYILQSNKNVNTLHKNAIKYVKAQAQARRAERIIAQLEEEELKVFKRGRNANPHTVPKNAKISDYRMATGLEALFGYLYLRNEGSRIIELFKIMEDLK, encoded by the coding sequence ATGGAAGAAAGTTTAAAATTTCTTGAAATAGCAAGGCGATATGATGATAAGTCCATAAGGGAACTGTCCCCCTTAGCTCTTGCCTTTGTAGGAGATGCCGTCTATGAACTTTTGGTGAGACTCTATATACTCCAAAGCAATAAAAATGTAAACACTCTCCACAAAAATGCAATAAAATATGTAAAGGCACAAGCACAGGCAAGACGTGCAGAGCGTATCATCGCTCAATTGGAAGAGGAAGAACTCAAGGTTTTTAAAAGAGGCAGAAATGCCAATCCTCACACAGTACCCAAGAATGCAAAAATATCCGATTACCGAATGGCTACGGGATTGGAAGCTTTATTCGGTTATCTGTATTTAAGGAACGAAGGAAGTAGAATAATAGAATTATTTAAAATTATGGAGGATTTGAAATGA
- the thyX gene encoding Thymidylate synthase ThyX (Catalyzes the formation of dTMP and tetrahydrofolate from dUMP and methylenetetrahydrofolate; High confidence in function and specificity), translated as MKVEIIAYTPNPEELIAQAAKLCYSPVGVDEIKEKMTPESRDKFLKMLMSFSHASPLEHSYFTFAVEGVSRSFSHQLVRHRIASYSQQSQRYVRLDNFEYIIPPKIAANEEAKKIFIESMEQDAEAYQKLTEILIDEKAKALIADGMDEKKARKKVEKESIEDARYVFPNACETKIVFTMNVRSLIHFFELRTCTRAQWEIREVAIEMLRQCKKIAPILFADCGPSCVNGPCQEGAMSCGRQEEMRKFFKEL; from the coding sequence ATGAAAGTTGAAATTATAGCGTACACACCTAATCCTGAAGAACTTATTGCTCAAGCTGCAAAGCTTTGTTATTCTCCTGTGGGAGTAGATGAGATAAAAGAAAAGATGACTCCCGAAAGCAGGGATAAATTTTTAAAAATGCTCATGAGTTTTTCTCATGCTTCACCATTGGAACACTCATATTTTACTTTTGCCGTAGAAGGTGTATCGAGATCCTTCAGTCATCAATTGGTAAGGCACAGAATAGCGTCCTATTCGCAACAATCTCAAAGATATGTAAGACTTGACAACTTTGAATATATAATTCCACCTAAAATTGCTGCAAATGAAGAAGCTAAGAAGATATTTATAGAATCCATGGAACAGGATGCGGAGGCTTATCAAAAACTGACTGAAATATTAATAGATGAAAAAGCAAAGGCATTAATAGCTGATGGCATGGATGAAAAGAAAGCCAGAAAAAAAGTTGAAAAAGAATCTATTGAGGATGCAAGATATGTCTTTCCAAATGCTTGTGAGACAAAGATTGTTTTTACAATGAATGTAAGATCATTAATTCATTTCTTTGAACTCAGAACTTGTACCAGAGCTCAATGGGAAATAAGAGAGGTTGCCATTGAAATGCTTAGACAATGCAAGAAAATAGCTCCAATTTTATTTGCCGATTGCGGGCCTTCATGTGTAAACGGTCCATGCCAAGAAGGAGCAATGTCATGCGGAAGACAAGAAGAAATGAGAAAATTCTTTAAGGAATTGTAA